Proteins from a genomic interval of Actinomycetota bacterium:
- a CDS encoding AAA family ATPase, translated as MLSSALDKLSALREELRGVFLERPEVIDGVLYAIISGKHVLLLGPPGTAKSMLADRVCRHIEGAGYFQWLLTRFTTPEEIFGPISLRGLENDRYERVYSGRLPDAHIAFLDEIFKANSAILNALLSIINERVFFNGDEAVEVPLVSLIGASNDLPEEEELAALYDRFLLRYIVDYIEGEEDFKRMLRLGETVPAQRVTLDELNDLREGAARVEVPDYVLDLLYRLRAALRREGIFASDRRYRESLDIVRAAALLAGRREVEDEDLFVLRHVLWQDPEQIGAVAEMVFDSINPLERQAEMLLEQAEDIARLAMGDFADEEESSRAGLEAHSKLKKVNESLYRLIVRSQEESRPTARLTEIRTSIERVHNRVLDHCLGLERGLDPELGRQGTQRGEGPP; from the coding sequence ATGCTAAGCAGCGCCCTGGACAAGCTATCAGCCCTGCGCGAGGAACTGAGGGGGGTTTTCCTGGAGCGCCCCGAGGTGATCGACGGGGTCCTCTATGCCATCATCTCAGGCAAGCACGTGCTGCTGCTGGGCCCGCCCGGCACCGCCAAGTCCATGCTGGCCGACCGCGTCTGCCGCCACATCGAGGGGGCCGGCTATTTCCAGTGGCTGCTCACCCGGTTCACGACACCGGAGGAGATCTTCGGCCCCATCAGCCTGCGCGGCCTGGAAAACGACCGCTACGAACGCGTCTACAGCGGCCGCCTGCCTGACGCGCACATCGCCTTCCTTGACGAGATCTTCAAGGCCAACTCGGCCATCCTCAACGCCCTGCTCTCCATCATCAACGAGCGGGTCTTCTTCAACGGCGACGAGGCGGTGGAAGTGCCCCTGGTCTCGCTCATCGGCGCCTCCAACGACCTGCCGGAGGAGGAGGAGCTGGCCGCCCTCTACGACCGATTCCTGCTCCGCTACATCGTGGACTACATAGAAGGCGAGGAGGACTTCAAGCGGATGCTCCGGCTTGGAGAAACCGTGCCCGCCCAGCGCGTGACCCTGGACGAACTGAACGACCTGCGCGAGGGGGCCGCCCGGGTGGAGGTGCCGGACTACGTCCTCGACCTCCTCTACCGCCTGCGGGCCGCCCTGCGCCGGGAGGGCATCTTCGCCTCCGACCGCCGCTACCGCGAGTCGCTGGATATCGTGCGTGCCGCCGCTCTGCTGGCCGGCCGCCGCGAGGTCGAGGACGAGGACCTCTTCGTCCTCCGCCATGTCCTCTGGCAGGACCCCGAGCAGATCGGCGCCGTGGCCGAGATGGTCTTCGATTCCATCAACCCCCTTGAGCGGCAGGCGGAGATGCTGCTGGAGCAGGCCGAGGACATCGCCCGCCTGGCCATGGGCGACTTTGCCGACGAGGAGGAGAGCTCCCGCGCCGGCCTGGAGGCCCACTCCAAGCTTAAGAAGGTCAACGAGTCGCTCTACCGCCTCATCGTCCGTTCCCAGGAGGAGTCCCGCCCCACCGCCCGGCTCACCGAGATCCGCACCAGCATCGAGAGGGTGCACAACCGCGTCCTCGACCACTGCCTGGGGTTGGAGCGCGGCCTCGACCCGGAACTGGGCAGGCAGGGCACGCAGCGCGGCGAGGGTCCGCCCTAA
- a CDS encoding VWA domain-containing protein produces MAYAPSPFLLRSHRSEMAEDPGRHAVVSDFFDRTAYASILSGSPYIEEGIRAGSETFRPFPQLLQDLFTLFFRDSITLREYHDIEGPFRFNSALIGDFVSSRPYLGMHGATILNEHLSMLAAVITAEEILSHMSEPEIREKEGMARAEEMLRETELNIELIEDLVLQAGDPGERERLESLKRSMEDEADRLHQELWDLPGMQSPREAGSGDGGDARGEHEREGPATRADEAMNRAFEEAARKFARSSSEMVRWGEEPGAPARLDAAQRLDLALKIKGSERLRRLLKMVGRFRMAAISAHNERMRHGVDEIYEIECGDDLSHLIPAELSMLANPLLKRDFFRRYHEQRLLCYHLRHNDPGERGPMVVLVDVSYSMHGEKELWAKAVALALRELAWRKKRHCAVIEFGAHDDPLLVLRFPPGVERVEDVVRMAEFFLGGGTDFVKPMEAALGVLRTRDYREADVVMITDGDSPLERSWVEGLKREKKRLGFNHYTVITDVGHSTTRYVNMFSDEIIRVSDLTVEGANSAFSSLPF; encoded by the coding sequence ATGGCTTACGCTCCCAGCCCCTTCCTCCTCAGGTCACACCGCAGCGAGATGGCCGAGGACCCCGGACGCCATGCCGTGGTCAGCGACTTCTTCGACCGCACCGCCTATGCCAGCATCCTGTCCGGATCACCCTACATAGAGGAAGGGATACGCGCGGGCAGCGAGACGTTCCGCCCCTTCCCGCAGTTGCTGCAGGACCTCTTCACCCTCTTCTTCCGCGACAGCATCACCCTGCGGGAATACCACGATATCGAAGGTCCCTTCCGCTTCAACTCGGCCCTCATCGGCGACTTCGTAAGCAGCCGGCCCTACCTGGGAATGCACGGGGCCACCATCCTGAACGAGCACCTCTCCATGCTCGCGGCCGTGATCACTGCCGAGGAGATCCTGAGCCACATGAGCGAGCCCGAGATCAGGGAGAAAGAGGGCATGGCCCGGGCGGAGGAGATGCTGCGGGAGACGGAACTGAACATCGAGCTCATCGAGGACCTCGTGCTGCAGGCCGGGGACCCCGGGGAGAGGGAGCGCCTGGAGAGCCTCAAGCGGAGCATGGAGGACGAAGCCGACCGGCTCCATCAGGAACTGTGGGACCTCCCGGGCATGCAAAGCCCTCGCGAAGCGGGCAGTGGAGATGGCGGAGACGCCCGGGGCGAGCACGAGCGGGAAGGCCCCGCCACCAGGGCTGACGAGGCCATGAACCGGGCCTTCGAGGAGGCTGCCCGCAAGTTCGCACGCAGCAGTTCCGAGATGGTGCGCTGGGGAGAAGAGCCCGGCGCGCCGGCCCGGCTGGATGCCGCCCAGCGCCTGGACCTGGCCCTGAAGATAAAGGGCTCCGAACGCCTGCGCCGCCTGCTCAAGATGGTTGGGCGCTTCCGCATGGCCGCCATAAGCGCCCATAATGAACGCATGCGCCACGGGGTGGACGAGATCTACGAGATCGAGTGCGGCGACGACCTCTCCCACCTCATCCCGGCCGAGCTGTCCATGCTAGCTAACCCCCTACTCAAGAGGGACTTCTTCCGCCGCTACCACGAACAGCGCCTCCTCTGCTACCATCTCCGCCACAACGACCCCGGCGAGCGCGGCCCCATGGTGGTGCTGGTGGACGTGAGCTACTCCATGCACGGTGAGAAGGAACTATGGGCCAAGGCCGTGGCCCTGGCCCTGCGGGAGCTGGCCTGGCGCAAGAAACGCCACTGCGCGGTCATCGAGTTCGGGGCGCACGACGACCCCCTGCTGGTCCTGCGCTTCCCCCCCGGCGTGGAGCGGGTGGAAGACGTGGTGCGCATGGCCGAGTTCTTCCTGGGCGGAGGCACCGACTTCGTCAAACCCATGGAGGCGGCGCTGGGGGTCCTCCGGACCAGGGACTACCGCGAGGCCGACGTGGTCATGATCACCGACGGCGACTCGCCCCTGGAGCGTTCCTGGGTGGAAGGCCTCAAGCGCGAGAAGAAGCGCCTGGGGTTCAACCACTACACCGTCATCACCGACGTGGGGCACTCCACCACCCGCTACGTGAACATGTTCTCCGACGAGATCATCCGCGTCTCCGACCTCACCGTGGAGGGCGCGAACAGCGCTTTCTCTTCCTTGCCCTTCTGA
- a CDS encoding GIDE domain-containing protein has product MVENSQWAVFGIGAAAVIVGLVLAFLGYRGRKKLGVMASTQTVSASEAVNIARNAPGRQLELVGAVAADEPLLSPTGKVPCVYYSYKLEHRVQKRERDDQGNWHAEESWKTVESREEQVPFRVCDSSGECMVFPDGADIVAETRTVDGPGTGREYMEESGVVGGILDSVLDAMDDDYESVQGYRITEAMIRVGQPVFVHGTVKLSGEFASLGRGDGPFIVSYRMEEELSRKYRRNSALQYTFAAILAIAGIVGMVYAVAFMAK; this is encoded by the coding sequence ATGGTGGAAAACTCCCAATGGGCGGTCTTCGGTATCGGCGCCGCGGCGGTGATCGTGGGCCTTGTCCTGGCCTTCCTGGGTTACCGGGGACGCAAGAAACTCGGCGTCATGGCGTCGACTCAGACCGTCAGCGCATCCGAGGCCGTCAATATAGCCCGCAACGCGCCGGGCAGACAGTTGGAACTGGTGGGGGCGGTAGCGGCCGACGAGCCCCTGCTCTCCCCCACCGGCAAGGTGCCCTGCGTCTATTACTCCTACAAGCTGGAGCACCGCGTGCAGAAGCGGGAGCGCGATGACCAGGGCAACTGGCACGCGGAGGAATCCTGGAAGACGGTGGAGTCCCGCGAGGAGCAGGTCCCCTTCAGGGTGTGTGACTCCAGCGGCGAATGCATGGTCTTCCCCGACGGGGCCGACATCGTCGCCGAGACGAGGACCGTGGACGGCCCCGGTACCGGACGCGAATATATGGAAGAGAGCGGCGTCGTGGGTGGGATCCTGGACAGCGTACTCGACGCCATGGACGACGATTACGAGAGCGTCCAGGGCTATCGCATAACCGAGGCGATGATCCGCGTCGGCCAGCCGGTGTTCGTCCATGGCACCGTCAAGCTCTCGGGCGAGTTCGCATCCCTCGGCAGGGGTGACGGCCCCTTCATCGTAAGCTACAGGATGGAGGAGGAGCTATCCAGGAAATACCGGCGCAACTCGGCCCTGCAGTACACTTTCGCGGCCATCCTGGCCATCGCCGGTATCGTCGGCATGGTCTACGCCGTCGCCTTCATGGCGAAATAG
- a CDS encoding long-chain fatty acid--CoA ligase, whose translation MEKIWLQNYDFFVPESIRYPRIPLYQLLELTCVKYDENVATIFFDRKLTYGELRDNVRRMATALKGMGVRKGDRVALMLPNCPQFIVSYYGVLEAGATVVNVSPLHVERELDYEFNDSGAETLIYLDLFDERIQNVKGSTPLKRLIVTSITDYMETPVDPSAAKAEDTFWFREVIAGSTPEVPDVEIDPEVDLAALQYTGGTTGLPKGVMLTHRNLLANAMQCALWAKEFSEPGKDVYLDVIPFFHSYGQTVGMNNAIFNAATMVLIPQFEINMLLQAIQKYKPNFFPGVPTLYVAILSHPEALDYGVDKLRLCNSGSAPIPIEVIKQFSSISGGIFCEGYGLSEASPVTHSNPIMGMRKVGSIGVPFPDTEAKIVDAETGEKEMGVNEPGELIIRGPQVMKGYWEKPEETAATLKGGWLYTGDIGTMDEDGYFYIVDRKKDMIIAGGFNIYPREVDEVLYEHPKVQEAVTVGIPDEYRGETVKVYIVLKEGVECTEDEIIAYCRERLAAYKAPRMVEFRAELPKTMVGKILRRTLREEEIAKQKGEKGE comes from the coding sequence ATGGAGAAGATCTGGCTGCAGAATTACGATTTTTTCGTGCCCGAGTCCATCCGCTATCCGAGGATACCCCTGTATCAACTGCTGGAGCTGACGTGCGTCAAGTACGACGAGAACGTCGCCACCATCTTCTTCGACCGTAAGCTGACCTACGGCGAGCTGCGCGACAACGTGCGCCGCATGGCCACCGCCCTCAAGGGCATGGGGGTGAGGAAAGGCGACCGCGTGGCCCTCATGCTGCCCAACTGCCCCCAGTTCATCGTCTCCTACTACGGCGTGCTTGAGGCGGGCGCCACCGTGGTCAACGTCAGCCCCCTGCACGTGGAGCGGGAGCTGGATTACGAGTTCAACGACTCCGGCGCGGAGACCCTAATCTACCTGGACCTCTTCGATGAGCGCATCCAGAACGTCAAGGGTTCCACTCCCCTCAAGCGCCTCATCGTCACCAGCATCACCGACTACATGGAGACGCCGGTGGACCCCTCGGCGGCCAAGGCCGAGGACACCTTCTGGTTCCGCGAGGTCATAGCCGGCTCGACCCCGGAGGTGCCGGACGTGGAGATAGACCCCGAGGTGGACCTGGCCGCCCTTCAGTACACCGGCGGCACCACCGGCCTGCCCAAGGGGGTCATGCTCACCCACCGCAACCTGCTGGCCAACGCCATGCAGTGCGCCCTGTGGGCCAAGGAGTTCTCGGAGCCGGGAAAGGACGTCTATCTCGACGTCATCCCCTTCTTCCACTCCTACGGCCAGACGGTGGGCATGAACAACGCCATCTTCAACGCCGCCACCATGGTCCTCATACCACAGTTCGAGATAAACATGCTCTTGCAGGCCATCCAGAAGTATAAGCCAAACTTCTTCCCCGGTGTCCCCACCCTCTACGTGGCCATCCTCAGCCATCCCGAGGCGCTTGATTACGGGGTGGACAAACTGAGGCTGTGCAACTCCGGCTCGGCCCCCATACCCATAGAGGTGATCAAGCAGTTCAGCAGCATATCCGGCGGCATCTTCTGCGAGGGCTACGGGCTCTCGGAAGCCTCGCCGGTGACCCACTCCAACCCCATCATGGGCATGCGCAAGGTGGGCTCCATCGGGGTGCCCTTCCCGGACACCGAGGCCAAGATCGTGGACGCGGAGACGGGAGAGAAGGAGATGGGCGTGAACGAGCCCGGCGAACTCATTATCCGGGGGCCCCAGGTCATGAAGGGCTACTGGGAGAAGCCGGAGGAGACGGCAGCCACGCTCAAGGGCGGCTGGCTCTACACCGGTGACATCGGCACCATGGACGAGGACGGTTACTTCTACATCGTGGACCGCAAGAAGGACATGATCATCGCCGGCGGCTTCAACATCTACCCGCGCGAGGTGGACGAGGTCCTCTACGAGCACCCCAAGGTGCAGGAAGCGGTGACCGTGGGCATCCCCGACGAGTACCGCGGCGAGACGGTCAAGGTCTACATCGTGCTCAAGGAGGGCGTGGAGTGCACCGAGGACGAGATCATCGCCTACTGCCGGGAGCGCCTGGCCGCCTACAAGGCGCCGCGCATGGTGGAGTTCCGCGCCGAGCTGCCCAAGACCATGGTGGGCAAGATCCTGCGCCGCACCCTGCGCGAGGAGGAGATCGCCAAGCAGAAGGGCGAAAAGGGCGAGTAG
- a CDS encoding 3-hydroxyacyl-CoA dehydrogenase has protein sequence MEIRNVFVLGAGYMGNGIAQVSAQAGYRVTMCDVSEGCLRSGMDAIESSLGKFLAKEKIGRDEHDSALASITTTCDLEEARDADIVVEAVPEKPELKKDVFARLDSICPPRVILATNTSAIPISSIAAATARPDKVVGIHFFGPVPLLKLVEVIKGLLTSDETMSTADAWARSLGKETVLVLKDHAGFVANRASIPSSIEAVRMIDEGLATPEEIDRATGGYDFGVGPLQILDNAGLDVGMNAAMAIYSDTGDPKFFPPPLMRRMVAAGLIGRKAGRGFYDYSSGKRESYLSINDASEEERERRLAGLLQRFIMPNMLEAIRLLEAGVSTVDDTDKANRLGFNLPQGFLEIADGLGLDEVFKAAMGFYEQTGDAKFFPPPLLRRMVAAGMLGRKSGRGFYDYTAT, from the coding sequence ATGGAGATAAGGAACGTCTTCGTGCTGGGGGCGGGGTACATGGGAAACGGCATCGCCCAGGTCTCCGCCCAGGCGGGCTACAGGGTGACCATGTGCGACGTCAGCGAGGGATGCCTGCGGTCAGGGATGGATGCCATCGAAAGCTCCCTGGGAAAGTTCCTTGCCAAAGAGAAGATAGGCCGAGATGAGCACGACTCGGCACTTGCCAGCATCACCACCACCTGCGACCTGGAGGAGGCGCGCGATGCCGATATCGTGGTGGAGGCGGTGCCCGAGAAGCCGGAGCTGAAGAAAGACGTCTTCGCCAGGCTTGACAGCATCTGCCCGCCCCGTGTCATCCTCGCCACCAACACCTCGGCTATCCCCATCTCCTCTATCGCTGCCGCCACCGCCCGTCCGGACAAGGTGGTGGGCATCCATTTCTTCGGCCCGGTTCCACTGCTGAAGCTGGTCGAGGTGATCAAGGGGCTGCTCACCTCGGACGAGACCATGTCCACGGCGGACGCCTGGGCGCGCAGCCTGGGCAAGGAGACGGTGCTGGTGCTCAAGGACCACGCCGGCTTCGTGGCCAACCGCGCCAGCATACCCTCGAGCATCGAGGCCGTGCGCATGATCGACGAGGGGTTGGCCACCCCCGAGGAGATCGACCGCGCTACCGGCGGATACGACTTCGGGGTAGGGCCACTGCAGATCCTGGACAACGCGGGCCTGGACGTGGGGATGAACGCCGCCATGGCCATCTACTCAGACACCGGGGACCCCAAGTTCTTTCCCCCCCCGCTCATGCGCCGCATGGTGGCGGCGGGCCTCATCGGCCGCAAGGCCGGCAGGGGGTTCTACGACTACTCCAGCGGAAAGCGCGAGAGTTACCTTTCCATCAACGATGCGAGCGAGGAGGAACGCGAGAGGCGCCTCGCGGGCCTGTTGCAGCGCTTCATCATGCCCAACATGCTGGAGGCGATACGGCTGCTGGAAGCGGGGGTGTCCACGGTGGACGATACAGACAAGGCCAACCGCCTGGGCTTCAACCTCCCCCAGGGGTTCCTGGAGATAGCCGACGGGCTCGGCCTGGACGAGGTCTTCAAGGCGGCCATGGGCTTCTACGAACAGACCGGGGACGCGAAGTTCTTCCCCCCTCCCCTGCTGCGCCGCATGGTGGCGGCGGGCATGCTGGGGCGCAAGAGCGGCCGCGGGTTCTACGATTACACCGCGACTTGA
- a CDS encoding Zn-ribbon domain-containing OB-fold protein, with amino-acid sequence MGIYEDKRKRTHTPEGYELLTQESGHLEYNFHWHLGYYWSKYLAELRDNKRFMGIKCPQCGTVYNPPRVNCGKCYVEMNEWVELADEGTLEGFTIVRFPYIDPNNGGWKQVPFTSIWVTLDGADTRMMHFCNEFDEKDLDVGMRMRAVWNEERTGSIHDVKYFEVVREAKPAKKAAAKKPAKKAAAEKPAKKPVKKAAAKKPAKKAAKKAAKK; translated from the coding sequence ATGGGAATATACGAGGACAAGAGGAAGAGGACGCACACCCCCGAGGGCTACGAGCTCCTGACCCAGGAATCCGGCCACCTGGAATACAACTTCCACTGGCACCTGGGGTATTACTGGAGTAAGTACCTGGCCGAGCTGCGGGACAATAAGCGCTTCATGGGCATCAAGTGCCCGCAGTGCGGAACCGTCTACAACCCCCCACGCGTCAATTGCGGCAAGTGCTACGTGGAGATGAACGAGTGGGTAGAACTCGCCGATGAGGGCACGCTCGAGGGCTTCACCATCGTCCGCTTCCCCTACATCGACCCCAACAACGGCGGTTGGAAGCAGGTGCCCTTCACCTCCATCTGGGTGACCCTGGACGGGGCCGACACCCGCATGATGCATTTCTGCAACGAGTTCGACGAAAAGGACCTCGATGTGGGGATGCGCATGCGCGCGGTATGGAACGAGGAGCGCACCGGAAGCATCCACGACGTGAAGTACTTCGAAGTGGTCAGGGAGGCTAAGCCGGCGAAGAAGGCAGCGGCCAAGAAACCCGCAAAGAAGGCGGCTGCTGAGAAACCGGCCAAGAAGCCTGTGAAAAAGGCCGCGGCGAAAAAGCCGGCCAAGAAGGCAGCGAAGAAGGCCGCCAAAAAGTAA
- a CDS encoding thiolase family protein: MGKRVGIIGVGQTHHAAKRLDVSGVELIAEAVTRALDDAQLTMGDIDAIVIGNMDHFENINYVDMWATDGLGSCMKPVFKVTTGGTTGTTVGACGYYHVASGLFDVVLAVGWEKNSESDTQAAIATCANPTLERDPFAGAIGPLATEYSMYMKAYGATESDSAMVAARDRNNALNNPYAHSRQAVTVEDVLNSPMLSYPVKFLDMCPRSDGSCAVIFATEEKAKKLCPKPAWVHCSVVRHDYTHFGDLEWKFMPTLERASAAAYKLAGITNPLKEFDVAELYIPCSTCGVKWMDSLWFCEHGGAPKLIRKGTFDMDGQLPINPSGGVISTNPIGATALIRVGEAAWQIMGKAGARQVPNVKKALCTGFGGCSWTDLMILGADLP, translated from the coding sequence ATGGGTAAACGAGTAGGTATTATCGGAGTCGGCCAGACCCACCACGCCGCCAAGCGTTTGGACGTCTCGGGCGTTGAGCTCATCGCCGAGGCCGTTACCCGGGCCCTGGACGACGCGCAGTTGACCATGGGCGACATCGACGCCATCGTCATCGGCAACATGGACCACTTCGAGAACATCAACTACGTGGACATGTGGGCTACCGACGGCCTGGGGTCGTGCATGAAGCCGGTCTTCAAGGTGACCACCGGCGGCACCACCGGCACCACCGTGGGCGCCTGCGGATACTACCACGTAGCCAGCGGCCTCTTCGACGTGGTCCTGGCCGTAGGCTGGGAGAAGAACTCGGAATCGGATACGCAGGCGGCCATCGCCACCTGTGCCAACCCCACCCTGGAGAGAGACCCCTTCGCCGGGGCCATCGGGCCACTGGCCACCGAGTATTCCATGTATATGAAGGCCTACGGGGCCACCGAGAGCGATTCGGCCATGGTGGCCGCCCGTGACCGCAACAACGCCCTCAACAACCCCTACGCCCACTCGCGGCAGGCGGTGACCGTTGAGGACGTGCTCAACTCCCCCATGCTCTCCTACCCGGTGAAGTTCCTCGACATGTGCCCGCGTTCCGACGGGTCATGCGCGGTCATCTTCGCCACCGAGGAGAAGGCAAAGAAGCTCTGCCCCAAACCGGCATGGGTGCACTGCTCGGTAGTGCGCCACGACTACACCCACTTCGGGGACCTGGAGTGGAAGTTCATGCCCACCCTGGAGCGGGCCTCCGCGGCGGCCTACAAGCTGGCGGGCATCACTAACCCCCTGAAGGAGTTCGACGTGGCCGAGCTGTATATCCCCTGCTCCACATGCGGGGTGAAGTGGATGGACTCCCTGTGGTTCTGCGAGCACGGCGGTGCGCCGAAGCTCATCCGCAAGGGCACCTTCGACATGGACGGCCAGCTGCCCATCAACCCTTCCGGCGGAGTGATCTCCACCAACCCCATCGGCGCCACCGCCCTCATCCGCGTGGGCGAAGCGGCCTGGCAGATCATGGGAAAGGCGGGCGCCCGCCAGGTACCCAATGTGAAGAAGGCCCTGTGCACCGGGTTCGGAGGCTGCAGCTGGACGGACCTGATGATCCTAGGCGCGGACCTGCCCTGA
- a CDS encoding thiolase family protein codes for MEKVAIIGVGFTKYDRNSPLTFAEMVFEATSKAIADAGISKDDVDNVVSASSDFWDGRTISSMAISDASNAFGKDITTVEGDGTFAALYGMMRILSGSFGVTVVCAHHKGTESSMNGITNCAFDPLVERRLGIDAVSSAALQARRYMNKYGLSEEQFALVSVKNHGNAMRNPLSLLPMEITVDDVMNSRKIADPLKLLDCSPVTDGACTLVLAAERFAKKMTTNKKRVWLKGVGHCADAFRLGDRDLADTRALKRAAKRAYAMAGIDDPRKEIDFAEVYDAFSYMEPLWLEGLGICDDGKGCEYLERGYFDYGGKLPVNASGGRLSANPVQSAGLYAMAEATLQLRGKAGKHQVRNAETALVHGINGMCGQSHCVWILGK; via the coding sequence ATGGAAAAAGTAGCGATAATCGGCGTTGGATTCACCAAGTACGACCGTAACAGCCCCCTCACCTTCGCGGAGATGGTCTTCGAGGCCACCAGCAAGGCCATCGCGGACGCGGGGATATCCAAGGATGACGTGGACAACGTCGTCTCCGCTTCCAGCGACTTCTGGGACGGCCGCACCATCTCCAGCATGGCCATCTCGGACGCTTCCAACGCGTTCGGGAAGGACATCACCACCGTCGAGGGGGACGGCACATTCGCCGCCCTCTACGGCATGATGCGCATCCTCTCCGGCAGCTTCGGCGTCACCGTTGTCTGCGCCCACCACAAGGGCACGGAGAGCAGCATGAACGGCATCACCAATTGCGCCTTCGACCCGCTGGTGGAGAGGAGGCTAGGGATTGACGCCGTCTCGTCCGCGGCCCTGCAGGCGCGCAGGTACATGAACAAGTACGGCCTTTCGGAGGAGCAGTTCGCGCTGGTTTCGGTGAAGAACCACGGCAACGCCATGCGCAATCCCCTGTCCCTCCTGCCCATGGAGATCACCGTGGACGACGTGATGAACTCGCGCAAGATCGCCGATCCCCTGAAACTGCTCGACTGCTCCCCCGTCACCGACGGTGCCTGCACCCTGGTACTGGCGGCGGAGCGGTTCGCCAAGAAGATGACCACCAACAAGAAGCGGGTATGGTTGAAGGGCGTGGGCCACTGCGCCGACGCCTTCCGCCTCGGAGACCGTGACCTTGCGGACACCCGCGCTCTCAAGCGGGCCGCCAAGCGGGCCTACGCCATGGCCGGCATCGACGACCCCCGCAAGGAGATCGACTTCGCCGAGGTCTACGACGCCTTCTCCTACATGGAGCCGCTGTGGCTGGAGGGGCTGGGCATCTGCGACGACGGCAAGGGCTGCGAGTACCTGGAGCGCGGTTACTTCGACTACGGAGGCAAGCTCCCGGTGAACGCCTCGGGAGGCCGCCTCTCGGCCAATCCCGTGCAGTCAGCGGGCCTTTACGCCATGGCCGAAGCGACCCTGCAGCTGCGGGGAAAGGCTGGAAAACACCAGGTGAGAAACGCCGAGACAGCCCTGGTCCACGGCATCAACGGCATGTGCGGACAGTCCCACTGTGTCTGGATCCTGGGGAAATAA
- a CDS encoding Zn-ribbon domain-containing OB-fold protein: MPSWKDNVDVIVHEGKISVPYSWTVGSTLSRFYCELRDNGKIWGNRCPSCGKVFVPPKIKCIDCYEDLHDWIALPGTGTVETYTVVRYEEPVLHPRKAPFVYAVIKMDGADTGLVHIIGGVDPEQVRVGMRVEAVFEAKREGNILDIKHFRPMK; this comes from the coding sequence TTGCCAAGCTGGAAGGACAATGTAGATGTTATCGTCCACGAGGGCAAGATAAGCGTTCCCTATTCCTGGACGGTGGGGAGCACTTTGAGCCGGTTCTACTGCGAACTGCGGGACAACGGCAAGATCTGGGGCAACCGCTGCCCCAGCTGCGGTAAGGTCTTCGTCCCCCCCAAGATCAAGTGCATCGACTGCTACGAGGATCTCCACGACTGGATCGCCCTGCCGGGTACCGGCACGGTGGAGACCTACACGGTGGTACGCTACGAGGAGCCCGTGCTCCATCCCCGCAAGGCGCCCTTCGTCTACGCCGTGATAAAGATGGACGGAGCGGACACCGGCCTGGTCCACATAATCGGCGGCGTGGACCCCGAGCAAGTAAGAGTAGGCATGCGAGTGGAAGCGGTATTCGAGGCTAAGCGCGAGGGCAATATCCTCGATATCAAGCACTTCCGCCCCATGAAGTAG